One window of the Nicotiana tabacum cultivar K326 chromosome 4, ASM71507v2, whole genome shotgun sequence genome contains the following:
- the LOC107802813 gene encoding uncharacterized protein LOC107802813, producing the protein MAGLTTASERNIYFQNNVDIVLKEHLLLEVLQNIHYLKISRKKDPINSLDDKSESRLYVENLDLRISEAALIKMFSPYGKIVAEDFLWHIRGPKRGEPRDYAFVQFSTKEEAVLAKDKMHEKLVCGRPLVVRLASEKYFMKEAESSFGAGGETSKSNFVAGSSAQMSKTAKIAAIKNKLKAMEEENQNSKRPKIADKLSDS; encoded by the exons atggccggtctaaccaccgcaaGTGAAAGAAATATCTATTTTCAAAACAATGTTGACATTGTTTTGAAAGAGCATCTGCTTTTAGAAGTTCTACAGAATATTCACTACCTAAAGATTTCCAGAAAAAAA GATCCTATTAACTCTTTGGATGATAAGTCTGAAAGCAGACTTTATGTCGAAAATCTTGATCTTAGAATATCGGA GGCTGCTCTTATTAAAATGTTTTCCCCCTATGGGAAGATTGTAGCTGAAGACTTCCTGTGGCACATTCGTGGTCCTAAGCGTGGGGAGCCACGTGATTATGCTTTTGTCCAATTTAGCACTAAAGAG GAAGCTGTATTGGCCAAGGACAAGATGCATGAAAAATTAGTCTGTGGGCGACCTTTGGTTGTTAGGCTTGCCAGCGAGAAATATTTTATGAAAGAGGCTGAAAGCTCTTTTGGAGCTGGTGGTGAAACGAGTAAATCAAACTTTGTTGCTGGCTCTTCAGCGCAAATGAGCAAGACTGCCAAAATAGCTGCAATTAAGAACAAATTGAAGGCCATGGAAGAAGAGAACCAGAATTCAAAAAGACCAAAAATAGCAGACAAGCTCTCCGATAGTTAA